The proteins below are encoded in one region of Homo sapiens chromosome 8, GRCh38.p14 Primary Assembly:
- the TRMT9B gene encoding probable tRNA methyltransferase 9B isoform 1 (isoform 1 is encoded by transcript variant 1): MDHEAAQLEKQHVHNVYESTAPYFSDLQSKAWPRVRQFLQEQKPGSLIADIGCGTGKYLKVNSQVHTVGCDYCGPLVEIARNRGCEAMVCDNLNLPFRDEGFDAIISIGVIHHFSTKQRRIRAIKEMARVLVPGGQLMIYVWAMEQKNRHFEKQDVLVPWNRALCSQLFSESSQSGRKRQCGYPERGHPYHPPCSECSCSVCFKEQCGSKRSHSVGYEPAMARTCFANISKEGEEEYGFYSTLGKSFRSWFFSRSLDESTLRKQIERVRPLKNTEVWASSTVTVQPSRHSSLDFDHQEPFSTKGQSLDEEVFVESSSGKHLEWLRAPGTLKHLNGDHQGEMRRNGGGNFLDSTNTGVNCVDAGNIEDDNPSASKILRRISAVDSTDFNPDDTMSVEDPQTDVLDSTAFMRYYHVFREGELCSLLKENVSELRILSSGNDHGNWCIIAEKKRGCD, translated from the exons ATGGATCATGAAGCCGCCCAGCTGGAGAAGCagcatgtgcacaatgtgtacGAGAGCACAGCCCCTTACTTCAGCGACCTGCAGAGCAAAGCCTGGCCTCGTGTCCGCCAGTTCCTGCAAGAGCAGAAGCCAGGCAGCCTCATCGCTGACATAG GTTGTGGGACTGGAAAATATCTTAAAGTGAACAGCCAGGTACATACCGTGGGCTGTGACTACTGTGGGCCACTGGTAGAGATTGCCCGGAATAGAGGATGTGAAGCCATGGTATGTGACAACCTTAATCTCCCCTTTAGGGATGAGGGCTTCGATGCCATCATCTCCATAGGAG tCATACATCATTTTTCTACAAAACAAAGAAGAATCAGAGCAATAAAAGAAATGGCCAGGGTCTTAGTTCCCGGAGGCCAACTGATGATTTACGTTTGGGCAATGGAACAAAAGAACCGTCACTTTGAGAAGCAAGACGTGCTTGTTCCATGGAACAGGGCTCTGTGTTCCCAGCTCTTCTCAGAGTCCAGCCAGtctgggaggaagaggcagtgTGGATACCCAGAAAGAGGCCATCCCTACCATCCTCCTTGCTCTGAGTGTAgctgttctgtttgttttaaagagCAGTGTGGTTCAAAACGGTCCCACAGCGTGGGCTATGAACCTGCTATGGCAAGAacctgttttgcaaatatttctaagGAAGGCGAGGAAGAATATGGATTTTACAGCACATTAGGAAAATCGTTTCGTTCCTGGTTTTTCTCCAGATCTTTGGATGAATCGACTCTGAGGAAGCAAATTGAAAGAGTAAGACCCTTGAAAAACACAGAAGTTTGGGCCAGTAGCACTGTAACAGTCCAGCCTTCCAGACACTCTAGTTTAGACTTTGATCACCAAGAGCCATTTTCAACAAAAGGGCAAAGTTTAGATGAGGAAGTGTTTGTGGAATCTTCTTCTGGAAAACACTTGGAGTGGCTGAGAGCACCAGGCACTCTGAAACATTTAAATGGAGACCATCAAGGGGAAATGAGGAGAAATGGAGGGGGAAATTTTCTGGATAGCACTAATACTGGTGTGAATTGTGTGGATGCAGGCAACATAGAAGATGATAATCCTTCTGCTAGTAAAATATTGAGAAGGATTTCTGCAGTTGATTCCACAGATTTCAACCCAGATGATACAATGTCTGTCGAAGATCCACAGACTGATGTTTTGGACTCCACAGCCTTTATGCGCTACTACCATGTGTTTCGAGAAGGGGAGCTCTGCAGTCTGCTCAAGGAGAATGTGTCAGAGCTCCGTATCCTGAGTTCTGGGAATGATCATGGTAACTGGTGTATCattgcagagaaaaagagaggttgTGATTGA
- the TRMT9B gene encoding probable tRNA methyltransferase 9B isoform 2 (isoform 2 is encoded by transcript variant 2) — translation MARVLVPGGQLMIYVWAMEQKNRHFEKQDVLVPWNRALCSQLFSESSQSGRKRQCGYPERGHPYHPPCSECSCSVCFKEQCGSKRSHSVGYEPAMARTCFANISKEGEEEYGFYSTLGKSFRSWFFSRSLDESTLRKQIERVRPLKNTEVWASSTVTVQPSRHSSLDFDHQEPFSTKGQSLDEEVFVESSSGKHLEWLRAPGTLKHLNGDHQGEMRRNGGGNFLDSTNTGVNCVDAGNIEDDNPSASKILRRISAVDSTDFNPDDTMSVEDPQTDVLDSTAFMRYYHVFREGELCSLLKENVSELRILSSGNDHGNWCIIAEKKRGCD, via the coding sequence ATGGCCAGGGTCTTAGTTCCCGGAGGCCAACTGATGATTTACGTTTGGGCAATGGAACAAAAGAACCGTCACTTTGAGAAGCAAGACGTGCTTGTTCCATGGAACAGGGCTCTGTGTTCCCAGCTCTTCTCAGAGTCCAGCCAGtctgggaggaagaggcagtgTGGATACCCAGAAAGAGGCCATCCCTACCATCCTCCTTGCTCTGAGTGTAgctgttctgtttgttttaaagagCAGTGTGGTTCAAAACGGTCCCACAGCGTGGGCTATGAACCTGCTATGGCAAGAacctgttttgcaaatatttctaagGAAGGCGAGGAAGAATATGGATTTTACAGCACATTAGGAAAATCGTTTCGTTCCTGGTTTTTCTCCAGATCTTTGGATGAATCGACTCTGAGGAAGCAAATTGAAAGAGTAAGACCCTTGAAAAACACAGAAGTTTGGGCCAGTAGCACTGTAACAGTCCAGCCTTCCAGACACTCTAGTTTAGACTTTGATCACCAAGAGCCATTTTCAACAAAAGGGCAAAGTTTAGATGAGGAAGTGTTTGTGGAATCTTCTTCTGGAAAACACTTGGAGTGGCTGAGAGCACCAGGCACTCTGAAACATTTAAATGGAGACCATCAAGGGGAAATGAGGAGAAATGGAGGGGGAAATTTTCTGGATAGCACTAATACTGGTGTGAATTGTGTGGATGCAGGCAACATAGAAGATGATAATCCTTCTGCTAGTAAAATATTGAGAAGGATTTCTGCAGTTGATTCCACAGATTTCAACCCAGATGATACAATGTCTGTCGAAGATCCACAGACTGATGTTTTGGACTCCACAGCCTTTATGCGCTACTACCATGTGTTTCGAGAAGGGGAGCTCTGCAGTCTGCTCAAGGAGAATGTGTCAGAGCTCCGTATCCTGAGTTCTGGGAATGATCATGGTAACTGGTGTATCattgcagagaaaaagagaggttgTGATTGA